One window of the Triticum dicoccoides isolate Atlit2015 ecotype Zavitan chromosome 3B, WEW_v2.0, whole genome shotgun sequence genome contains the following:
- the LOC119275376 gene encoding casein kinase 1-like protein HD16 yields the protein MDEFESGDKGIAGPAPGPGAGDDGNSAPLPETVQIGNSPTYKLGRKLGKGGFGQVYVGRRVSSPSLGDRNPGANALEVALKFEHRTSKGCNYGAPSEWQVYNTLSGNHGVPRVHYKGKQGEFYIMVMDMLGPSLWDVWNNNSHSMSVEMVACIAIEAISILEKMHSKGYVHGDVKPENFLLGPCGTLEEKKLFLVDLGLATKWKGAGNGHIEYDQRPDVFRGTVRYASVHAHLGRTGSRRDDLESLAYTLIFLLRGRLPWQGYQGDNKGFLVSKKKMSTSPESLCGICPQSFRHFVEYVVNLKFDEEPNYAKCISLFDGIVGPHPDTRPINTDGAQKLIYQVGQKRGRLIAEEDDEQPKKKIRMGMPATQWISVYSARRPMKQRYHYNVADDRLVQHILKGNEDGLFISSVSSSANLWALIMDAGTGFTAQVYEISQHFLHKEWILEQWERNYYITALAGANSGSSLVIMSRGTTYAQQSYKVSDAFPFKWINKKWKEGFYVTSMATAGSRWAVVMSRNAGFSDQVVELDFLYPSEGIHQRWDNGYRITATAATLDQAAFILSIPRRKPNDETQETLRTSAFPSQHVKEKWSKNLYLASICYGRAAS from the exons ATGGACGAGTTCGAGAGCGGCGATAAGGGAATCGCCGGCCCGGCCCCGGGCCCCGGCGCTGGCGACGACGGCAACTCGGCGCCGCTCCCTGAGACG GTGCAAATTGGAAATTCACCAACCTATAAGCTTGGAAGGAAGCTTGGAAAGGGTGGATTTGGACAAGTATATGTTGGTCGACGTGTTTCCTCTCCCAGTCTTGGTGATAGAAACCCTGGTGCAAATGCTTTGGAG GTTGCATTAAAGTTTGAACATCGAACCAGCAAAGGTTGCAATTATGGAGCTCCATCCGAGTGGCAGGTTTACAA CACTCTTAGTGGAAATCATGGTGTCCCACGGGTACATTACAAAGGAAAGCAGGGCGAGTTTTACATCATG GTTATGGATATGTTGGGACCAAGCCTGTGGGATGTTTGGAATAATAATTCCCATTC GATGTCTGTTGAAATGGTTGCCTGTATAGCTATAGAAGCCATCTCCATACTGGAAAAGATGCACTCAAAAGG GTATGTCCACGGCGATGTGAAACCTGAGAACTTTCTGCTTGGTCCGTGTGGTACCCTGGAAGAGAAGAAACTTTTTCTTGTTGATCTTGGACTGG CTACGAAATGGAAGGGTGCTGGTAACGGGCACATTGAATACGACCAGAGACCTGATGTATTTAG GGGAACTGTTCGTTATGCTAGTGTGCATGCTCACTTGGGAAGAACTGGAAGTAGGAGAGATGACCTTGAATCCCTCGCATACACACTTATTTTTCTTCTCCGTGGCCGCCTACCTTGGCAAGGATACCAG GGAGACAACAAAGGTTTCCTTGTCAGCAAGAAAAAGATGTCCACCTCCCCAGAATCTCTGTGTGGCATTTGTCCACAGTCTTTTCGACACTTTGTTGAGTATGTTGTGAACTTGAAGTTTGACGAAGAACCCAATTATGCCAAGTGCATCTCTCTTTTTGATGGCATTGTTGGTCCACATCCAGATACCAGGCCAATAAACACAGATGGTGCTCAGAAA CTAATATATCAGGTCGGTCAGAAGCGGGGCCGTCTCATAGcagaggaagatgatgagcaacctAAGAAGAAGATTAGAATGGGAATGCCAGCAACTCAGTGGATTAGTGTCTACAGTGCCCGGCGGCCTATGAAACAGAG GTACCACTATAATGTTGCAGATGATAGATTAGTGCAACATATTCTGAAAGGAAATGAAGATGGCTTGTTTATAAGTTCAGTTTCCTCTTCCGCAAACCTGTGGGCTTTAATAATGGATGCTGGCACCGGTTTTACTGCTCAAGTATATGAAATTTCTCAACATTTCCTTCACAAG GAATGGATCCTGGAGCAGTGGGAGAGAAATTACTATATCACTGCGTTAGCTGGTGCGAACAGTGGAAGTTCTTTAGTGATCATGTCAAGAG GAACAACATATGCACAGCAATCCTACAAAGTAAGTGACGCATTTCCattcaaatggataaacaaaaagtGGAAGGAGGGCTTCTATGTCACATCCATGGCTACAGCTGGAAGTCGATGGGCAGTCGTCATGTCCCGAAATGCTGGTTTCTCAGACCAG GTAGTGGAGCTAGATTTCTTATATCCAAGTGAGGGCATCCATCAACGATGGGATAATGGTTATCGCATCACTGCAACAGCTGCCACCTTGGACCAGGCTGCATTTATCTTGAGCATACCTAGGCGAAAGCCTAATGATGAAACACAGGAGACGCTAAGAACATCTGCTTTCCCGAGCCAGCATGTGAAG GAAAAATGGTCAAAAAATCTGTACTTAGCATCCATATGCTATGGAAGGGCGGCGTCTTGA